The window TCATAGATGAATTAGAGAAATTGGCGGAGGCTTATCCTACATATGGTTTTAAAAAGATGTATTATTTGTTACGGTCCAAAGGATATCTGTGGAACCATAAACGGGTTTATAGGGTTTATGTGATGATGAGCCTGAACATTCGGCGAAAACGCAAGAGAAGGCTCCCTGCACGTATTAAAACACCACATATCATACCGGTGGACTGTAATATTACCTGGAGTATGGATTTTATGCAGGATACCTTGATAAGCGGGAAGAGTTTTAGAACTTTTAATGTGATTGATGACCATAACAGGGAAGCTCTTATGATAGGGATTGACACCTCACTGAGTGCCAGACGTATTGTGAGGGATCTGGACAGACTCATTAGTTGGAGAGGGGCTCCTAAAGTAGTACGAGTGGATAATGGCCCAGAGTTCACTTCAGCTGTATTCGACTCCTGGGCACGCAAACACAGTATCAAAATTTGTTTCACACAACCCGGTAAACCAACTCAAAACTCTTTAATTGAGCGATTTAATGGCTCTTATAGAAAAGAGGTTTTAGATGCACATTTATTTTTTGAATTAAATCAGGTAAGAGATCAAACACAAACATGGCTATGGAATTACAATAATATTAGGCCACACAAGTCCTTGGGATATAAAACCCCAGTCAATTTTGTAGAGCAAAGAAGCAAAACGCGTTTTGCATCCCTTATAATCGACCAACACTTAATGGAAAAATACTATATTTGAAAGTGCTTCTATTTAGGGGAGTCTTACAATAACAAGTATCTTGAATTGGATATCCGCAAGACTCTGGAATTAGCAAGTAGTCTCATGCCCTTTGAGGAAGGAGAGTTTTTAGATGAAGCCTATAAAATGTTAGTTAAAAGTGAGAAACCTAAATGAAAACGATACCAAAAACAATATTTTTTTGGCTTAATAATGAATTTCCTTTCAATGCGCTCCTCGTAAAACGACGGGAGTGTATTGAAAGGAAATTTTATGTTACAAATTATAATTTATGCTAAAAAATAATCTTGTATTTAATTAGGCTTTCATATATGAAATGTACCTTTTAAAAGATATCCTGAAAACGTTTTTCCGTGATTTTTGCTGCAAAAAAATGCCTGTTTTCGGGGCTTCCGAAGGTTTTTGCTGCAAATTCCGTGAAAAATAGAATTCACAAAACTACACAATAATCTGTTTTTCAATGAATTAACAAAAGTAACGTCGCTTTAGCGCGTTACCCTCTTGCTCTTCATTCGAAGAGCATGTTTTTCAAATTAATAGATAAAGAATAATGGACGCTAGTTGTTGGATATCGGTTTAAAACTTTTCTTATAGAGAAACTCGGAGTATTTTTTACTAAACTTTGGTTCTATAGAATTTATATAAAGTAACCATCCATTAATTTTACTTTGTAATTCAGAAATGGCTAAATCCACTTTATTTTTCACATCTTCATTTGTCTTATAATCTTTATTTTTCACTTTTAATTTATGCATAACATGGCCTTTATAACCATATTTTTTTATATAATAGATTTCTTGTCGTATTTTTTTCTTAATTCTTTTAGCAATCCTTGGATAATCAGGATCAAAAACGGTTAACCCTGTTACATATTGTTTACTTCCTCTTTTCATCATCCTAGTTTTACTTTCATTAACTTCAAATCCAAATTTCTTTAAATTTTCAACAATAAAATCATGAATTTCAAATTCTTCATCAGACGAAAAATATAAATCGTCTGCATATCTAGTATAGGTTATGTTTTTAGAAATATTAGAGAAAACATTATCTAAATCTATAAATACAATATTAGCCAAAGTCGGACT of the Zhouia spongiae genome contains:
- a CDS encoding IS3 family transposase (programmed frameshift) codes for the protein MKKTRHTEIQIIKILKSQESGQSVTDLCREQGISQATFYNWKSKYGGMDANQLKKMKEMEAELSQFKRMYADLAFENNALKNLIEKKPLRPVDKRAAVGYLVKEEHLSIRRACTALSLSISVYYYRFKAKTEDRHIIDELEKLAEAYPTYGFKKMYYLLRSKGYLWNHKRVYRVYVMMSLNIRRKRKRRLPARIKTPHIIPVDCNITWSMDFMQDTLISGKSFRTFNVIDDHNREALMIGIDTSLSARRIVRDLDRLISWRGAPKVVRVDNGPEFTSAVFDSWARKHSIKICFTQPGKPTQNSLIERFNGSYRKEVLDAHLFFELNQVRDQTQTWLWNYNNIRPHKSLGYKTPVNFVEQRSKTRFASLIIDQHLMEKYYI